The following DNA comes from Diceros bicornis minor isolate mBicDic1 chromosome 7, mDicBic1.mat.cur, whole genome shotgun sequence.
GGGATATGAGAACCAGACCTGTGtgtaaagaaggaaaagaaggaaagaatgtaGAACTGGAGGAAGATACAGATGTGAGCAATACAAGTATTGAAGGCTTTCAACCTAGCTTCCTTCTGGGGCAAACGAAAAACTGTGATAAATATCTGTATATAGGACAAGGAGATGAATATGAGGTCAAATCCTGCAACAGTGAAGGCCCCAAACAAACCATAGATTTTGTTAACCCGGACATTTCCTGCAGCCAGTTTCACAATGGCCATGTGCTCACAGTAGGAGTGGGAGATGACTGTTGTGTGATAAAATTGAAACCGGCACTTTATCAGTAATAGGAATGGGCATACTAGAATGACAGCCCTGAGTGTTACCACAGCCCCTATTTGGGTGATTAGCTGGTGGGTGAAGATGGCAGCATGTCTTAGGGGATAACAGATGGCCACATAACGGTCCAGGGCCATGGCCAGCAGGATGCCTGACTCCACGGCCTGAAATGTATGGATGAGCCACATTTGAAACAAGCAGGAATCAAAATAAATCTCTGCAATGTGAAACCAGAAGATTGCAAGCATCTTGGGCATAATGCTGGTACTAAGTGCAACATCTGTGACTGCTAGCATGCCTAGGAAAATGTACATTGGCTCACGGAGGCTGCGCTCTGAAATGATGATGATCAGAAGCAAAGAATTTCCAATTATAGCAATGAGATACATGACACAGAATGGGATCCCAATCCAGCACTGCACAGActccaggcctgggatccctatTAGTGTCAACACAGAAGGCATGAAAATTGTGATGTTGGACATGGACATAGTGTCTTTGGGCCTCCTGATGCCAAGGAAAGAAGTTAGTCAGTGCTAtcgtccctcttctacttcatattTTTATCCAGAGTCGTTATATTGAGTCTGTGTGTTTTTGGTAGGACTCTAGGATCATATCATGCATGTCATTCATATTTTTGAAGGTAAAATAGATCCACAGAGACACATCATTTTTTTCAGGAAGGACGTCCAAAAGCTACTGTAGCAGAATAAAATGTTGTGTGTGTGGTATGCCAACTGCATTAGAATCAGCAAGTTCACCTGGGAAAGGGAAAAAACTGCTGACATGTCTGTTATCTTCATGCTGGACCTGCATGCAAAATAATTAGACTTGTTTATTTTGCCTAGAAATTGCATTTTAATCAGAGTTTAATGAATCTCTCCATATTCCACATTCCTTCTACCCGTGTTAGGCTATGAGTCCCAATCGTCTCTAAGTCAGGAAGTGTCAGTTTGGACAAGCAAATTCTTAGAATCTGACCAGTATATTAGTGTAGAAGTCTCCCTGTGAAAGAGAATAGAGACAGAAACAGTTGACACTCAAGagcataatatatttatatattcgtATAATCTATGTAACATAATATctatatataactatatttttCTACATATCTATGGAAGACTGAATGTCCTTTCAAAAGGATGTGAAGAAAGAACTTCAGAAAAAATCTTTCAAATCCATGTATTTTGGTGATCTGTGTCAAAGTTCCTCGCTGCTTTTTACATTTCTagtaaaactattttattttgccTATATTTCTCACAGCTGAAATTCTTAAAATTAGTTGTGTGCTTAAAATACCTGAAATTCTCTAATACACATTACAGAGTACCTAAAGGAGAGGGATCTCTGGGAGACAAGGAAATCTTCAGCAGCTATGCCTAGGGGACCAGAGGACTCATCCTTGATGACTACCGAATATAAGAAAATGGGTAAACGGGTAACCTAGAATAGAGGCTAGTTTCCCGGGTTTAAGTTATTCAGAGCTACCATTAACATGAGATTTGGAACATTTAGGCTCATTAATACTTAATGAATTATAGATAATCTGGAATGCTTGAATCATTTTGTAAGCTCAGGCAtaagaaatgaatagaaaataaagGGTGAAAGGACAGGTTCCGTGAAAGCTGTCAAATATACAACTAGAAACAGAAGACAGAGGACAGACTTTGAGATATTCAGGAGAGGGTTACAGGGCaagtaaagaaaatatatcaCCTCTCAATGAACTGACAACTTAATTTTCTGAAAACTTGGGCTCTTATGCATTATATGCAAGTTCATCTCAAGTCAAAATCATTACtttttaataagtaaaatattgAAGCAGGAAATTCTCAAGCCATTAGAAATGTTTGATATTCTGTGAAAAATAGGCTTAGGTTATTTAATTCTTTCATAGACTCCAAGAAAGATGCTTTATGTCAGCATGCTCATGAGGAGCTAAAGAAACAGTGAATGTCACCAAACATGCCAGTAATGCAGAAAGCAGCTGTGATTTATGGTGCTAAACCTCAAGTGAAAGAACCAAGTCAGTAGGGGTCATTTCATGACAGGAAGGCTCTATCAGCTGACATATGTAGGAGAGACCAGTCAGTCCACTAAGTTCTTTGGTATCCACAGATTTGTTCCCCAATGTTTAATTCTACGACTCCTCAAACCAGAGATCACTGACTTTTTCTTGTAGaggtaaagattttctttttcaaagataATCAGAATTAGAACAGGCATCTTTTAAGAACAATCATAGGGCGTGACTTACTCAAGAGTAAGGAGCTAACACATGAGCATTATCTAAGAGGTATAGATCATGGGATGGCAGGTGTAAGTACACAAGTGAGTACAGGGCTGGTGGGATGGAGTGATTATGGTTGAAAAAACTGgtaatgagggccggcccggtggcttggcggttgggtgcgcacactcagctgctggcggcccgggttcggatcctgggcacacaccggtgcaccgcttctctggccatcctgaggccacgtcccacatgcagcacctagaaggatgtgcaactgtgacatgcaactatctactggggctttggggaagaaaaaaagggaggaggattgccaacagatgttagctcagagccggtcttcctcagcaaaaagaggaggattggcgtggatgttagctcagggctgatctccctcaccaaaaaaaaaaaaaaaaaaaaaaaaactggtaatGAAATATTATGGGGATAAATTTGGAAATAATGAGACTTACTTGCCAATTGTTGTTGGGAGCCAGTTCTGCTCTTCCAGGACCCCTGAAGAGGATTGTCAGTTCTTCATATCCTTATCGCTCATCACTCATCAACTCTTTTCTCCTCCTGAGATTCCAGTCTCATTCCTCTGCACTTTCTGTTCTGCAGTGCCTCTTTTTCTATCTGCACCCTGTGTAACAGCACCCAGTCAATGCATGAACCCTAAGCCATTTGGTGCTGGGGCCATCTGCCAATATATGGACACTCGGGGATAGCCTTTTGTGGCTTCTTTTGTCTCTGCAAAACAAACACTCTTTGTCTTCTGTAAGGCAGCTTGACATCATGTTTGTGCGTTCATCCTCCAGCAGAACTCACAGCAAGATCTGTACTATTCTGGTGGCACAGATCAATCTATTGAGTCTGAATTGGAGAAGAAAGCTGCTACCCACCAATTATAACGTTCCCTGGTAAACGTGTGGACAAGGAGGAGTTGTAAACATGGAATGAGGGAtttcctcagcaatagccagaaCACTGGGGACCCAGCAGATTTTAATTGAGCCCTCTTGGGTTCATCCACGCCTAATATTTCTGAAAACCTTTCAACAACTTTCAgaaatttcctttctttcctcttttc
Coding sequences within:
- the LOC131408032 gene encoding olfactory receptor 52A1-like, with the protein product MSMSNITIFMPSVLTLIGIPGLESVQCWIGIPFCVMYLIAIIGNSLLLIIIISERSLREPMYIFLGMLAVTDVALSTSIMPKMLAIFWFHIAEIYFDSCLFQMWLIHTFQAVESGILLAMALDRYVAICYPLRHAAIFTHQLITQIGAVVTLRAVILVCPFLLLIKCRFQFYHTTVISHSYCEHMAIVKLAAGNVRVNKIYGLFGAFTVAGFDLIFISLSYIQIFITVFRLPQKEARLKAFNTCIAHICIFLQFYILSFFSFFTHRSGSHIPPYIHILFSSFYLLVPPFLNPLVYGAKTQQIHVHVVKMFCS